GAAGCCACTGCCGCGGCCCGCAATACTGAAAGACCAGCCATGGCGTCGTTTACAGCTACCCTTACCCCAAGAGCCGAAGCACTCCGAAGCAAGGGCATGGCATCCTTGCAGCAGCGCAAAACTTCTAAAGGAACTACAATGGCCTTTTTCATCATTTGCTCCCGCAATATGCCTTTGATCTCTTCTTCTTCGGGAACCTCAGAGGGGAGATTCGCCGTTTCGAGAAAAGAAAGGTAAGCATTGGTGTCCTCCTCCATCAAGTAAAGAAATCTGTCAGATAATGCCCTTGTCTGGTCTCGTACCTGTTCCATCACTTTCCATGACTGTTCATAGGCCTCTTTTGAGAGGGTCAGTCTGGCAA
This region of Aminobacterium colombiense DSM 12261 genomic DNA includes:
- a CDS encoding cyclodeaminase/cyclohydrolase family protein, translating into MSALSHMPVNDLVEQISLGTPSPGGGSVAALCGAMAAALGGLVARLTLSKEAYEQSWKVMEQVRDQTRALSDRFLYLMEEDTNAYLSFLETANLPSEVPEEEEIKGILREQMMKKAIVVPLEVLRCCKDAMPLLRSASALGVRVAVNDAMAGLSVLRAAAVASCFTVMTNLPTLYDEEFCSSVKDEALSLMYDITSEIDGANDQYIKALLKIQESEGWP